From Micromonospora echinaurantiaca:
AACCCGCTGGACAGGGTGAAGGCCATCGTGGCCTCGATCGTCTTGCCCTTGCCGCCCTCGACCGCGTTCGTCGAGGCCGGGCCGCCGCTGCACGCCGCCAGCCCGAGCGCCAGGGTGGTCGCGGCCGCGGTCAGGGTCAGGGCGCGGCCGCGGCGCACGGGGCCGAGGCGTCGCCTCGTCGGCTTGTCGGTGGTGCTCACGTAAATGCCTCCATAGGCTCTGCATGCGCTCCGCGGGTCCGCTCGGCGCTGCGGGGGGTAGAGGTTTTATGGGGTATGGGTCTGACGTCTGACGTCTGATGCCGGTAGGCTGAGCGTGACAGATCCGTGAAGGAAGGGCAAGGGGCAGATGACGACGATTGACGCGAGCCCGCTACGCGGGCAGGAGCGCCCGGGTCCCCGCCGCCAGGAGGTGGTGACCGGGATCAAGGAGTACATCCTGCGCAATCGCCTGAAGCCTGGGGACCTGCTCCCCACCGAGACGGAACTGTGCGAGGCCGTCGGCGCCAGCCGCTCCAGCGTCCGCGAGGCGGTCAAGATCCTCTCCGCGCTCGACATCGTCGAGGTGCGGCACGGTCACGGCACCTTCGTCGGCCGGATGTCGCTGAACGCCCTGGTGGAGAGCCTGGCCTTCCGCGGCCTGCTCAGCGGCGAGGAGGACCACCGGGTGCTGGGTCAGGTGGTGGACGTCCGGCAGACCCTCGAGCAGGGCCTCGCCGCCGACATCATCGACGTCCTCGACGCCGGACACCTCGCCGGCCTCGCCGCGCTCGCCGACCAGATGGCCGACCTCGCCGCCCAGGACAAGGACTTCCTCGAGGTCGACCGGGAGTTCCACCTGAAGCTGATGGAACCCCTGGGCAACGACCTGATCCTCCAGCTCACCGAGGCGTTCTGGCAGGTGCAGGCCATCGTGGCCCCCACCCTGCGCACCGACCCGGAGGACCGCGTGATCACCGCCCAGCGGCACCGGGCGATCGTCGACGCGATCTCCGCCGGCGACCCGGCGGCCCTGCGGGCCGCCATCGCCGACCACTACGCACCCGTCCGCGCCAGCCTGGCACGCGCCGTCCAGTCCTGATCGGTACGACCAGCTCGCTGGCGTGGAACAATCTGCCGCTACGGCTGGCTGGCCTTCAGCGCCCTGTCGGAACACCGAGCGGCCGCGCCCGGGCCGTCCGCCGCCCTTCCCCGCCA
This genomic window contains:
- a CDS encoding FadR/GntR family transcriptional regulator translates to MTTIDASPLRGQERPGPRRQEVVTGIKEYILRNRLKPGDLLPTETELCEAVGASRSSVREAVKILSALDIVEVRHGHGTFVGRMSLNALVESLAFRGLLSGEEDHRVLGQVVDVRQTLEQGLAADIIDVLDAGHLAGLAALADQMADLAAQDKDFLEVDREFHLKLMEPLGNDLILQLTEAFWQVQAIVAPTLRTDPEDRVITAQRHRAIVDAISAGDPAALRAAIADHYAPVRASLARAVQS